One window of Medicago truncatula cultivar Jemalong A17 chromosome 2, MtrunA17r5.0-ANR, whole genome shotgun sequence genomic DNA carries:
- the LOC11438347 gene encoding uncharacterized protein, which translates to MSQLGLLLQEPVQSQTESTTILGLLREQMDGVDGVPRRRRSFKERLGFIGCCGANWGFRSSSSSDSQQNQQRILDTDPSEDPNMCVAPVIQTGSSSSSMNLAAALAAERQLRGPAAETSGGGGRMPGTPWRVSLMRLLEETENGDTVVVKAEEKVGTMAGNDSVCCVCMGRNKGAAFIPCGHTFCRVCSRELWLNRGSCPLCNRSIIEILDIF; encoded by the coding sequence atgagtcAACTCGGTTTATTATTGCAAGAACCGGTTCAGTCTCAAACTGAGTCAACAACGATTCTCGGTTTGTTAAGAGAACAAATGGACGGTGTTGATGGAGTTCCTCGTCGGAGACGAAGTTTCAAGGAACGGTTAGGATTTATTGGATGCTGTGGGGCCAATTGGGGATTccgttcttcttcttcatctgacTCACAACAGAATCAGCAACGGATTCTTGATACGGATCCGAGTGAAGATCCGAATATGTGTGTGGCTCCGGTGATTCAAACAGGTTCCAGTTCTTCGAGTATGAATCTTGCAGCGGCGTTGGCGGCAGAGAGGCAACTCCGAGGACCGGCGGCGGAAACGAGTGGCGGAGGAGGGAGGATGCCTGGGACGCCGTGGAGAGTGTCCTTGATGCGGTTGTTGGAGGAAACGGAAAACGGTGATACGGTGGTGGTTAAGGCGGAGGAGAAAGTTGGCACTATGGCGGGGAATGATTCAGTGTGTTGTGTGTGCATGGGGAGGAATAAAGGTGCGGCGTTTATTCCATGTGGACATACTTTTTGCAGGGTTTGTTCTAGGGAGCTGTGGTTGAATAGAGGCTCTTGTCCCCTTTGTAATCGTTCTATTATTGAGATTCTTgacattttttag